CAAGGCTTCAGCGGAACAGTTCGGCCCCAGCGAATTGCTGAAATACGGGGTGCTTGCGGAGGAGTGCGGGTTCGACTCGCTTTTCATCAGCGATCATTTCCAGCCGTGGCGCCATACTGGCGGGCACGCGCCTTTTTCCTTCTCGTGGATGGGGGCTCTCGGAGCGCGCACGTCGCGGATCGTCATGGGCACCAGCGTGCTGACGCCGACCTTCCGCTATCATCCGTCGATCGTTGCCCATGCGTTCGGTACGCTGGGCGAGTTGTTCCCCGACCGGGTGATACTGGGCGTCGGCACCGGCGAGTCGCTCAACGAAGTGCCTGCCACTCGCGTGGAGTGGCCGGAGCTCAAGGAACGCTTCGCGCGTTTGCGGGAGTCGATTTCCCTCATGCGGAAGCTCTTCACGGAAGAGCGTCTGAGCTTCGAGGGCGAATTCTACAGGACCGAGAACGCGACCATCTACGACCGGCCGGAGAAGCCCGTGCCCATCTATGTCGCGGGCGCCGGTCCGATGATCGCAAAATATGCCGGCCGGGTCGCCGACGGCTTTATCTGCACGAGCGGAAAGGCCCCTGAACTCTACCGCGAGACGCTGCTGCCCAATGTCGACGCCGGTTTGGCCGATGCGGGCCGCGCGCCGGACTCGATCGATCGTATGATCGAAATGAAGGTTTCGTTCGACACCGATCTGGAGAGGGCGCGGGAAGATACGCGGTTCTGGGCCGCGCTCGCGCTCTCGCCGGAAGAGAAGATGTCCGTGGAAGACCCGCTCGAAATGGAGAAGCTCGCCGACGCGTTGCCGATCGAGCGGACGGTCAAGCGCTGGATCGTTTCCAACGACCCGGACGAGCATGTGGAGCGTATCCGGCCCTATGTCGAGCTGGGCTTCCGCCACCTTGTCTTTCATGCGCCGGGTCCGGACCAGGCCCGTTTCATCAGGCTCTATTCCGAACAGGTGTTCCCGAAACTCAGGAAGGCGTTCGGCTAGCGGGCGGTTTCGACGCCGGGCGGCAAAGATGGAACTGATTGCAGTCCCTGAATTGCCTATGATCGCCCCCGGCGACGATCTGGCGCGCATCGTGATGGACGGCCTTGCGCGCGCGGGCCTTTCGCTCCGGGACCGCGACATACTGGTGTTCGCCCAGAAGATCGTCTCGAAGTCCGAGGGACGCATGGTCGACCTCATCGATGTAGAGCCGTCCGGGGAGGCCATGCGGATTGCGCGCGAGGTCAGGAAGGACCCACGTCTGGTGGAGGTTGTACTTTCGGAGTCCCGCCGTATCGTGCGTCAGGCTCCGGACGTGCTTATCGTCGAGCACAGGCTCGGCTATGTCATGGCCAATGCCGGCGTCGACATGTCGAATGTGCAACAGGGAGAACGCGGCACGCGCGCGCCGCTTCTGCCCGAGAATCCGGATCGGAGCGCCTGTCGCCTGCGTGAGGCGATTGCCGCGGCGTCAGGCGCCGATATAGCCGTGGTCATCAACGACAGCTTCGGGAGGCCATGGCGGCAAGGCGTCACCGGAGTTGCGCTCGGCGCATCCGGAATTCCGGCCTTGCGCGACCGGCGCGGCAGGCCCGATCTCTTCGGCCGCAAGCTGGAGGTAACGGTCGTCTGCTTTGCCGACGAGATAGCGGCCGCCGCCTCCCTCGTCATGGGACAGGGCGACGAAGGACTTCCGGTGGTTCTCGTCCGCGGTCTGTCCTGGGACGATCCGGCAATGCCAGCGCTGTCGATCTGCCGTCCTCCGGCAACGGACCTGTTCCGATGACCGGGGGCCGCGCAGGTTCCCTTTCCGTGCGCGCGGTCGTTTCGCGGGAAAGCGATCGGCCATGAGACCCGATGCCATCTGGGCCGTCGTACCGTTCAAGGGCTTCGAGCGATCGAAGCAAAGATTGTCGCCTGCCTTCAGCGCGCGTGAGCGCAGCACGCTGGCGGGATTGATGCTCGAAGACGTTCTCGACGCGCTGCAGCGAGTCGCTGAACTGGACGGGATCGTTCTTGTCACGAGGGACGAAGCGGCGGCCGAGATCGCCCGCGAGCGTCAGATAGAAGTGTTCGTCGAGCGGGAGACGAGCGATCACTCGCAGGCCGTTCTCGAAGCGGCCCATGCTCTCGCCGCGAGATCGGTGGCCGGCATCCTTGCGCTGCCGGCGGACATTCCGGGCGTCGAACCGTCCGAAGTCTCTTGCTTCGTCGCCTCGCACCGCGCGGCGAGCAATTCCGTCACGATCGCGCCGTCGCTCGATCGGCGAGGCTCCAACGCCATCGCGATGACGCCGGCCGGCGTGCTGCCGCTCCAGTACGGAGAAGACAGCTTCGAGAGGCACGTCAGCTCGGCGGCGCGGCTGGGACTGAGTCTGTCGGTGCTCGATATGCCCGGCCTGGCGCTCGACATCGATACGCCGGAGGATTGCGCGCTGTTTCTGAGCCGCGCCTGCTCGGATACCCGGACGCGACGCTTTCTGAGGCGGCGCGATGCAGCCAGGTCGCGTCGGTCCAGACATCCCGAGAACCTTCACACGTGATTGCGGAGCATTTCTGAAATGCCTTTGGAACACGAACTGGAAAAGATGCTCGATTCCTTTGCCGGGCTCATTCCCACGGACGAGGAAGCGCGCCAGCTCGGCGCCGTCGAGAACACGGGGCTGCTGATGCCGCATGCTGCGCGGATACGCGACGAAGGGCATGGCGACGTGGTCACCTATTCCCGAAAGGTCTTCATTCCGCTCACTCAGCTTTGCCGGGATGTCTGCCATTACTGCACATTCGCCCATCCGCCGCTGCGCGAGGAGGCTCCCTTTCTGAGCGCCGGGCAGGTCCTGGCCATCGCGGAAGCCGGCAGGAAGGCCGGCTGCAAGGAGGCCCTGTTCACCCTGGGCGACAAGCCCGAACTGCGCTATCGCGTCGCGAAGGAGTTCCTCGATCGCGCCGGCTACGCGTCCACGCTGGATTATCTGCGCGCCGTGGCCAAGCTCGTCCTTTCCGAGACCGGCCTGTTGCCGCATCTCAATCCCGGCGTGATGTCCCGCGACGAGATCCTGTCGCTGCGCGATGTTTCGGCTTCGATGGGCATAATGCTGGAAAGCGCGTCGGAAAGGCTTTGCCAGCGCGGCCATGCGCATTTCGGCTCCCCCGACAAGCACCCTGCCGTGCGGCTTCAGACGATCGAGGCGGCGGGGGAGGCGGCCGTCCCGTTCACCTCCGGCATACTGATCGGAATAGGGGAGACGCGCGCTGAACGGATCGAATCCCTGCTCGCCCTGCGCAGAAGCCATCAGCGCCACGGCCATTTGCAGGAAGTCATCATACAGAACTTCAGGGCCAAGCCCGGAACCCGAATGGCCCACGCGCCGGAGCCAAGCTTCGACGAGCACCTTTGGACAATTGCCGTCGCGCGCATCATCCTCGGCCCTCAGATGAGCGTGCAGGCGCCGCCGAACCTGACCGCTGGCGAGAAGGCGCAGGTCATCGCAGCCGGCATAAACGACTGGGGCGGCGTGTCGCCCGTGACGATGGACTATGTGAACCCGGAAGCGCCGTGGCCGCATATCCAGGATCTGGCGCGCGACACGGCGCATTCCGGCAAGCATCTGGCCGAGAGGCTGACGGCCTATCCTTCGTTCGTGCGCGATCGCGGCCGGTGGTTCTCGGATGCCCTGCGCCGGCCCGTGCTCGAAATGTCCGACGCGGACGGGCTGGCGCGCACCGGGGAATGGCGGCCGGGCGCGGCCCTTGCGCCTGATCATATCGATGCGAGCTGCCCGCTTTCGCATGTTTCGACGCCGGCGCGCGGCGAGTTGCGCAGAGCCGTCGGCAAGGCGCGCGACGGCAAGCGCCTGAATGAGGGTGAGATCGTCGCGCTTTTCGGCGCCCGGGGCGAAGACTTCGAATATGTGCGTGCGGCGGCAGACGGGTTGCGGCAGGAGACCCATGGAGATGCGGTCAGCTATGTGGTGACGCGCAACATCAACTATACGAACGTCTGTTACTTCCGCTGCCAGTTCTGCGCCTTCTCGAAGGGAAAGATGAGCGAGAATTTGCGCGGCAAGCCGTACGATCTGGAGCTCGGCGAAATCGCCCGAAGGGTCGAGGAGGCCTGGAGCCGCGGCGCAACGGAGGTGTGCCTGCAAGGCGGCATCCACCCGAGCTACACCGGCGCGACATATCTCGAAATACTGGAGACCGTGAAGAAGGCGGTTCCCGAAATGCATGTCCATGCGTTCTCGCCCCTGGAGGTCTGGCAGGGTGCGAGCACGTTGGGCATGCGTCTCGAAGACTATCTGCGGGCGCTCAAGGATGCCGGGCTCGGCAGCCTGCCGGGCACGGCGGCGGAAATTCTCGACGACGAGGTGCGGCAGATCATCTGTCCGGACAAGATCGACACGCAACAGTGGCTCGAAGTCATGCGCACGGCCCATGGCGTCGGTCTGCGATCAACCGCAACGATCATGTTCGGCCATGTCGACAGGTCGCATCACTGGGCGCGGCACCTTCTCAGGATACGCGATCTGCAGGCCGAGACGGGAGGGTTCACGGAATTCGTCCCGCTTCCCTTCGTGCCGATGGAAACGCCGATCTATCTCAAGGGCCGTTCGAGGCAGGGGCCGACGTTCCGGGAGGCCGTGCTGATGCACGCGGTCGGCCGTCTGGTGCTCCATCCTCTCGTCGCCAGCATCCAGGCGTCCTGGGTCAAGATGGGTCTTGAAGGCCTGCAGTATTGTCTGGATGCGGGCGTCAACGATCTTGGCGGGACGCTGATGAACGAGACCATATCCCGCGCCGCGGGCGCGTCTCACGGACAGGAGATGAGACCTTCCACGTTCGAGGAAATAGCGGCGAGGAAGGGGCGCTCGATCTGGCAGAGAACGACGCTCTACAAGCCGGCGCCGTCGCATCGGCGCGATGCCGCGCTCGCGGCTGACGACCTGCTCGAATTGCCGGCGGCAGGTATGCGACATCATGTCCGCGTTGCGGCCGAATAGCGGCCGGGCATTGTCTGAAACAGGCGGAACAACGGAGCGCGACCCAGACAGGCAGGCTGGAAAACCACTTATCGAATTCTTCCATCACCTGGATTAAAATTCATCGTTTTCCTTCTGCAAAACGCATCCATACACTCCGTTCAGCATCGAAGAACAGAAGTCTCCCACAGCGGCGCGCAAGCAGCGCACGCGAAGACGAGCTTTGCAAAAGAAACGATGTCAAATGGGGAATCGGAGGTTCGAAAATGAAGAAGGATACCTTTACGGCGTCAAGCCTGACGCGCCGCGATGCATTGAAGGGCATGGCGGGTTTGGTGCCGGCGGTCGCGCTGGGAGGCGCGGTCGGTACGGCGACGAAAGCCCTTGCCGCATCCGGCAGCGGTCCGATTATTTTCATGACGTGGGGCGGAGCGTTCGGCGCGGGAGTGCGCACGGCTTTCTCCGAGCCTTACACGAAGAAGACCGGGATCGAGATAAAGGACATCACGCCTTTCAATCTCGGCAAGTTCCAGACAGCCATGCGCAACGGCAATCCCGAGGGATATGACATCGCATGGTTCAACGACGAGGTGGAGCCGGCCCAGCTCGGCGCCGACGGCATGCTTGAGGAAATCAACTACGAGTGGATGCCGGCGGCGGAGGGCGTGATTGCCGGCGCGCGCCAGAAGTACGGCGTCGCGCCCTACGTGACGCTCTACCAGATGTGCTACAACACCGAGGCGCTGAAGGGAAAGACGCCGCAGAACTGGAAAGACTTCTGGGACGTGGAAGGAATTCCCGGTCCGCGCTCGCTTGGCTCATGGGTGTGCGGTGTGCTGGAGGCGGCGTTGCTTGCCGATGGCGTGGAGCCGGACAAGCTTTATCCGCTGGACGAGGATCGCGCGTTCAGGAAGCTCGACGAGATCAAGCCGCATATTCGCGTGTTCCACGACACCCAGGCCAACGATGCCATGCAGCAGATGCTCGAACAGGGCGAGGTCGCGATGACCTTGACCTGGGCGACCGATACGCTGGCCGCGCATCTTGCCGGAAAACCCGTCAATATCGTCTACAATCAGGGCTTCTACTTCAGCCCGCTGGTCGGCATCGCCAAGGGCACGCCGAAGCTGAAGGAGATCCACGAATATCTGAATATGTTCTTCGAGCCGCAGGCAGAGCTCGATTTCATCAAGGCATGGCCGACATCGCCTGCGAATCCGGCCGTGCTCGACCTGCTTACCGACGAGCAGAAGGCGTCCGTCGCTCCCGGCAATCTTGACAGGATGATCAACTTCAACGTCGAGTACTATCTGGCCAATCGTGCCAGGCTGCAGCAGAAGTACGACAGCTGGCGCGTTGTGTAGCCCGGCCGGGCTTTCTGAGGGGCCGCAACGACGGATCGGGGCGGCCCTCCCGGGACCAGTTCGCAAGCCTAGTCGATCGGCGAGGATCAGGCCTGAATGACCCAGAACACACCGACCGGCGTGGAAAAAGGTACCGGTGCGTCCATCGAGATCCAGGATCTCTCCAAGAAGTTTGGAGAGTTCACGGCCGTGTCCGACTTCAACCTGAGCATCCGGGGCGGCGAGTTCATCTCCGTGCTGGGTGCTTCCGGCAGCGGCAAGACCACGGTGCTGCGTATCCTGGCGGGCCTTGAGGAGCCGACCGGCGGCCGCATCCTGATCGATGGGCAGGACGCAACGCTCCTTCCGTCCGAAGCGCGCGACATCGGGCTTGTGTTTCAGGACTACGCGCTGTTTCCGCACATGTCGGTCGAGCAGAACATCGCTTTCCCGCTGCGCATGCGGAAAGTTCCGAAGGACAGGATCAGGGCCGACGTGGACCGCATCCTTGCGCTCGTCGGCGCGTCGCATCTGAGGACGCGAAAACCCAACCAGCTGAGCGGCGGCCAGCAGCAGCGCATCGCGCTTGCCAGGGCGCTGGTGTTCAACCCAAAGCTGCTCCTGCTGGACGAGCCGCTGTCGGCCCTGGACAAGAACCTCCGCGAGCATATGAAGGCCGAGATCAAGGCGCTGCACCGCAAGACCGGCGTGACGGTCATCTACGTCACGCACGACCAGTCCGAGGCTCTGGCGCTCTCGGACAGGGTCGTGGTGATGCGGGACGGCCGGATTCTGGACATCGACGCGCCCGACACGCTGTATCAGCTTCCGACCTCGTCCTATCTGGCCACCTTCGTCGGCGACGCCAATCTGATCGACGGCGTCGTGGCGTCTGTCTCGGGCGACAATGTCCAGATCGACAGCCGGCTCGACAGGATAGAGCTGCCGAAATCGCGCGTTCGTCTGGAAAGCGGCGTTTCGGAAGGCGCCCGCATCAAGCTCGTCGTCAGGCCGGAGAACATCGTGATCGATCCGCCGCAGCATATGGATGGATTGCTGCGGATCGACGGCTCTATCCTGGAGATGCTCTACAATGGCGCGCACACCATCTACACCGTTTCATCCGATCGTCTTCCGGAACCCCTGATCGCCCGGTGCGGACAGCATCAGAGCGGCACGTTCCAGACGGGGCACAACGTTCCGATCGGGCTGCGGACCGATCGGTTCGTCGCCGTGCCTGACAATGGCGAGAGCGTCGGTCCATGAGCGGCGCTCCGATGCCGACCACGCTCGCGGCGGCAACGGCCACGCCTGCGGCAAGGACGGGCAGGCGAGGGAGATTCCCTTTTGGCGGCTGGCTGCAAGGGAACGCGTTCATCTGGCTCGTTCCCGGCATTGCCCTGATGCTTGC
The window above is part of the Rhizobiaceae bacterium genome. Proteins encoded here:
- the fgd gene encoding glucose-6-phosphate dehydrogenase (coenzyme-F420), yielding MHLKLGYKASAEQFGPSELLKYGVLAEECGFDSLFISDHFQPWRHTGGHAPFSFSWMGALGARTSRIVMGTSVLTPTFRYHPSIVAHAFGTLGELFPDRVILGVGTGESLNEVPATRVEWPELKERFARLRESISLMRKLFTEERLSFEGEFYRTENATIYDRPEKPVPIYVAGAGPMIAKYAGRVADGFICTSGKAPELYRETLLPNVDAGLADAGRAPDSIDRMIEMKVSFDTDLERAREDTRFWAALALSPEEKMSVEDPLEMEKLADALPIERTVKRWIVSNDPDEHVERIRPYVELGFRHLVFHAPGPDQARFIRLYSEQVFPKLRKAFG
- the cofE gene encoding coenzyme F420-0:L-glutamate ligase, which produces MELIAVPELPMIAPGDDLARIVMDGLARAGLSLRDRDILVFAQKIVSKSEGRMVDLIDVEPSGEAMRIAREVRKDPRLVEVVLSESRRIVRQAPDVLIVEHRLGYVMANAGVDMSNVQQGERGTRAPLLPENPDRSACRLREAIAAASGADIAVVINDSFGRPWRQGVTGVALGASGIPALRDRRGRPDLFGRKLEVTVVCFADEIAAAASLVMGQGDEGLPVVLVRGLSWDDPAMPALSICRPPATDLFR
- the cofC gene encoding 2-phospho-L-lactate guanylyltransferase, with product MRPDAIWAVVPFKGFERSKQRLSPAFSARERSTLAGLMLEDVLDALQRVAELDGIVLVTRDEAAAEIARERQIEVFVERETSDHSQAVLEAAHALAARSVAGILALPADIPGVEPSEVSCFVASHRAASNSVTIAPSLDRRGSNAIAMTPAGVLPLQYGEDSFERHVSSAARLGLSLSVLDMPGLALDIDTPEDCALFLSRACSDTRTRRFLRRRDAARSRRSRHPENLHT
- the cofH gene encoding 5-amino-6-(D-ribitylamino)uracil--L-tyrosine 4-hydroxyphenyl transferase CofH — protein: MPLEHELEKMLDSFAGLIPTDEEARQLGAVENTGLLMPHAARIRDEGHGDVVTYSRKVFIPLTQLCRDVCHYCTFAHPPLREEAPFLSAGQVLAIAEAGRKAGCKEALFTLGDKPELRYRVAKEFLDRAGYASTLDYLRAVAKLVLSETGLLPHLNPGVMSRDEILSLRDVSASMGIMLESASERLCQRGHAHFGSPDKHPAVRLQTIEAAGEAAVPFTSGILIGIGETRAERIESLLALRRSHQRHGHLQEVIIQNFRAKPGTRMAHAPEPSFDEHLWTIAVARIILGPQMSVQAPPNLTAGEKAQVIAAGINDWGGVSPVTMDYVNPEAPWPHIQDLARDTAHSGKHLAERLTAYPSFVRDRGRWFSDALRRPVLEMSDADGLARTGEWRPGAALAPDHIDASCPLSHVSTPARGELRRAVGKARDGKRLNEGEIVALFGARGEDFEYVRAAADGLRQETHGDAVSYVVTRNINYTNVCYFRCQFCAFSKGKMSENLRGKPYDLELGEIARRVEEAWSRGATEVCLQGGIHPSYTGATYLEILETVKKAVPEMHVHAFSPLEVWQGASTLGMRLEDYLRALKDAGLGSLPGTAAEILDDEVRQIICPDKIDTQQWLEVMRTAHGVGLRSTATIMFGHVDRSHHWARHLLRIRDLQAETGGFTEFVPLPFVPMETPIYLKGRSRQGPTFREAVLMHAVGRLVLHPLVASIQASWVKMGLEGLQYCLDAGVNDLGGTLMNETISRAAGASHGQEMRPSTFEEIAARKGRSIWQRTTLYKPAPSHRRDAALAADDLLELPAAGMRHHVRVAAE
- a CDS encoding extracellular solute-binding protein, producing the protein MKKDTFTASSLTRRDALKGMAGLVPAVALGGAVGTATKALAASGSGPIIFMTWGGAFGAGVRTAFSEPYTKKTGIEIKDITPFNLGKFQTAMRNGNPEGYDIAWFNDEVEPAQLGADGMLEEINYEWMPAAEGVIAGARQKYGVAPYVTLYQMCYNTEALKGKTPQNWKDFWDVEGIPGPRSLGSWVCGVLEAALLADGVEPDKLYPLDEDRAFRKLDEIKPHIRVFHDTQANDAMQQMLEQGEVAMTLTWATDTLAAHLAGKPVNIVYNQGFYFSPLVGIAKGTPKLKEIHEYLNMFFEPQAELDFIKAWPTSPANPAVLDLLTDEQKASVAPGNLDRMINFNVEYYLANRARLQQKYDSWRVV
- a CDS encoding ABC transporter ATP-binding protein is translated as MTQNTPTGVEKGTGASIEIQDLSKKFGEFTAVSDFNLSIRGGEFISVLGASGSGKTTVLRILAGLEEPTGGRILIDGQDATLLPSEARDIGLVFQDYALFPHMSVEQNIAFPLRMRKVPKDRIRADVDRILALVGASHLRTRKPNQLSGGQQQRIALARALVFNPKLLLLDEPLSALDKNLREHMKAEIKALHRKTGVTVIYVTHDQSEALALSDRVVVMRDGRILDIDAPDTLYQLPTSSYLATFVGDANLIDGVVASVSGDNVQIDSRLDRIELPKSRVRLESGVSEGARIKLVVRPENIVIDPPQHMDGLLRIDGSILEMLYNGAHTIYTVSSDRLPEPLIARCGQHQSGTFQTGHNVPIGLRTDRFVAVPDNGESVGP